In Fundidesulfovibrio putealis DSM 16056, the following proteins share a genomic window:
- a CDS encoding nucleotidyltransferase family protein, whose amino-acid sequence MRSAAPVKTAVILSAGLGTRLRPLTDTCPKPMVPVAGVPLLTRTVRHLAAHGVTDICINLHHLPEVVLEHFGDGEAFGARLHFTVENELLGTAGALNAFRQHLTGPFLVWYGDVLSEFDVTAFTRYHAGKGGLATVGLYRVDNPTQCGLVDLDDASRITRFVEKPPVAFTDLANAGVYACEPGVLDFIPPAGFSDFGKDVFPAMLGAGAALYGYPIEDCLIDIGSPEKLERADTHFRAQ is encoded by the coding sequence GTGAGAAGCGCGGCGCCGGTGAAGACCGCCGTCATCTTGAGCGCGGGCCTGGGCACGCGCCTTCGCCCCCTCACCGACACCTGCCCCAAGCCCATGGTGCCTGTGGCTGGCGTGCCGCTGCTTACACGCACCGTGCGCCATCTGGCCGCGCACGGCGTCACGGACATCTGCATCAACCTGCACCACCTGCCCGAGGTGGTGCTGGAGCATTTCGGCGACGGTGAAGCTTTCGGAGCTAGGCTGCACTTCACCGTGGAGAACGAACTGCTCGGCACCGCCGGGGCGCTCAACGCCTTCCGGCAGCATCTTACCGGGCCGTTCCTGGTCTGGTACGGCGACGTGCTCTCGGAATTCGACGTCACGGCCTTTACCCGCTATCATGCCGGGAAAGGCGGACTGGCCACCGTGGGCCTGTACCGGGTGGACAACCCCACCCAGTGCGGGCTGGTGGACCTGGACGACGCCTCGCGCATCACCCGTTTCGTGGAGAAGCCCCCCGTGGCCTTCACGGACCTGGCCAACGCCGGGGTGTACGCCTGCGAGCCGGGCGTGCTGGACTTCATCCCCCCTGCCGGGTTCTCGGACTTCGGCAAGGATGTGTTCCCGGCCATGCTGGGTGCCGGCGCGGCCCTGTACGGCTATCCCATCGAGGACTGCCTGATCGACATCGGCTCGCCCGAGAAGCTTGAGCGCGCCGACACGCATTTCCGCGCCCAGTAA